Within the Malus sylvestris chromosome 4, drMalSylv7.2, whole genome shotgun sequence genome, the region AGCCCGCCAATCTTCATCCATTTAAATATTGACACGTCCAGTTTAGTAATCAAACTTGATTCAATGGTTGCGAACTAGTAAAGGACTTATATGAAATCAATATTATTTCTACTTAATCAAACTTGATTCAATTCCGATCTAATTCCAATCCGGGCAAACTAGTAAGACTTATACGAAATCAGCGTTACGATAGGTTCTGTACTCGTATCACACAACTTAGGGAACAAATCTGATATCACATTTTATAAACAATTTTTGGCACACATTTTTGTGAGGCTTTATTTAgtaatgtattttaatgatCTGAACCATTTATCTTTTCGATCTTCCTTCAAAAAACTAAAATTCACTCAAATTTGAAGTCAGATGATTGTTGGATTAACGGTTTGAGGTTTTTTTGTATAAGCGTAAtcattcattttcattattacaaataaatattttaatgattttgaatttgtctagttaaaatacattacgaaaTAAGCCCTGATTTGGTACTGAGgttattctaaaaaaaatggttataaaaaaaactgagagtttttttatgtttggtaaacattcaacttcagctttttttcacaattttggataaaaaaaaaaccaaaaacataaaGCTGCAAAACCTAGCTTTGAAAaaccagtttttttttcacttctattttacataaaagtttatcaaacactataatactgctttttgttttcaaaagcacttttacaaaaaagtttacaaaAAACTctactgctttatttcacagcacaacaaaagcagtttttttcaaagcacaacaataccaaaccagccataaatctaacaaaaaaaaaatgtatgtcaaaaattatttaaaaataataattggtgTCATTATCTAGGAAGCAGAAAGTGAAAAGGCGACAGAAAAAAGCTAAAAGTGAAAGGCCAACTAAACAGTGAACTTTTTCCGACTCTGAAATTAAGCATCAACCCCAAGAACCCCAGAATGCCCCCGAAACGCAGAAACAAACCCGACCCGCATTTCGACACCCGATCCCCCGGCAAGAAACGGGCAGCTCCTGTGGAAGAAAATGGAGGAGAGGTAATAAAATcctttaatttctgattacttggtctttaatttctgattacttggttttttcattgttttttgtcAGTAGAATTTTTTTCTAGGCTATGCTGCATGCTGGTATCATCTGTTTGGTTTGAAAGAAAATAGCCCAAagaatgtatttttctttcattttgttggaaattgACTGAGGAGTGAGGACTCAAACTTTTTTCCCTTTCAATATATCtggattttgtatttttattttttacacttaTATCTTGAAGTTTGAGCATATATGATATTCAGTTTTTTTTAACGATCAATTGTAAAAGGTGGAAACTTTATGCagaatgtatgtttatatagcTAGAAATAAGTGGGAATTCCTGTTCTTGAGCcctaatttgatcaaatgtaaTTTGGGTATAAGTTTGCAAGGGATTTCTTGATTGGGAATGTGGGATCACTTATATAAATACAGTGATTGAAAATCAGTAGAGTAGGACCCGAGTTTGAATCCTTCTCCGTGGATTAGAGTAGTTTAAAATATCGCTttgtcaaaaagaaaaataattgaggTTCGATTATTTGCTCCATTAAACTCGAGCACTTGATTATTGTCTTGATATTTGGATGATTATGATTCAAAAGAGAATAGAAAATGATAAATGTGCAGTCTTTCGAGTTTTTACCTTGCCAAATTTGTTATGTAAGACTTCATTTGCAATAAGTGTCAGATTTTTCGGGGcacattgttttctttttactgTTGGAATTTTTATCACATTTTTGTATAGTTCACATTTCTCAAGCCcatattttctaaatttcaGAAAGTGCCGATTGTAACTCAAGAGAACTTTACCAAGGGAACACCGGTTGAGGTTTGCAGTGACGAAGATGGTTTCCACGGTGCTTGGTTTGCTGCAACCATAGTGAAAGCAGTGGGCGGTGCCAAGTTCCTTATCGAGTACCAGAGCCTGAGGACAGAAGATGATTCGGCATTTCTGAGAGAAGAGATTGATACCCTGCACATACGACCTAATCCGCCAGAAAATGCTGTTGAGCATTTCAGTTTGCTTCAAGAGGTTGATGCTTTGTACAATGATGGCTGGTGGGTGGGTATGATCTCAAAAGTTCTTAGCGGCTCAAGGTACATAGTCTACTTCAGGAGCACTTATGAAGAAATTGAATTTCAACAATCTGAGTTGAGGCTTCATCAGGACTGGATTGGTGGCAAATGGGTTATGCCTTCGCGGGTATGAACTTATACCTATCTAATTTCAGCCAATGCTTTTATTTCTGAGAGAAACCGACCTACTTTTATCACAGAGGATGCTACTGTGGAGGTATTCCAAGCCAATCAGCACTGCCACCCCTTTTAACCTTCCTACATGACAGTACGTGATTGGCTTGAGATACCGCCTTAGTAGCATCACCATTGCATGGAAGATCTACTCCTCAGTGATAGGGTTGGGAAACTACCTCTGTGGCATCCCAGGTGTAGGTAGTTTATGTGAAT harbors:
- the LOC126619206 gene encoding protein AGENET DOMAIN (AGD)-CONTAINING P1-like; protein product: MPPKRRNKPDPHFDTRSPGKKRAAPVEENGGEKVPIVTQENFTKGTPVEVCSDEDGFHGAWFAATIVKAVGGAKFLIEYQSLRTEDDSAFLREEIDTLHIRPNPPENAVEHFSLLQEVDALYNDGWWVGMISKVLSGSRYIVYFRSTYEEIEFQQSELRLHQDWIGGKWVMPSRALKL